The genomic DNA TAGCGGGTGATCACCCCTCGCTCCTTTAATAGGAGGGTTAAAGAAGGCACGTCTTGAATCTTTTTGCGGGCTATTTTCTCCTGCTCTTGCCCCGCTGGACTCGCGACCAAGAGATTTCCTCCCCCGTCAAAGAGGTGGATACCGGCAATGCCTGGCTCTCGAGAGAGTTCTTCAGTTATTTTCTGAATGCGGGAAACATCCGGCAAGGCGGAAGGAAGCTCTGCTCTCACAACCGCCTCAATGGCCCGGATAATGACCAAACCTTCTCGCAGGAGAGATTCTTCCACCCTTCCTCTCTCCCGGCTTAGGTTACGGTAGGTGGAGACGGCGATCACGATCAGGAGGGTCAGCACTGTACCCACGATGACCAAGGCTGGCAGGTAGAGAGATTTATAGGGTCGGCCTTTTTTCATTCCCGAACCTTTACAACCCGCCCCGTGCGGCTTCAGTTAGAGGGGTATTGCCGATCGTTTCCGTAATATCCCTGTAAAATCTACCCATTTTCAGCCTCTTCCCTTCGAATATCCATGAATTTTCCTCCAACCAACTATCGGGTTTTTACCACTCCTATAATTCTGGCATGATATAGAAGGCTAACTCTATTATTATTATAACCGGTAAAGAAGAATCAAGGAATAGGCTCCTTTTAGGAAAACGCCTGTTGAGTCAACGAGTTCTTTTATTAAGAAGGTCAGCATGTAGGTGATCCTTGATTTGAGGAAAGTGGATAGGAAAATAACGCGGGCTGGTTTGAGGCATCGTGAGTCATCATTGATTTTTCAATGATGATCTAAATTTTGATCACTTTCCCTGTCTGAGTTAGCGAGATCAATATCTCATACATGTTCGAGACCCTTCCTACCTTAAGCTTCTTCTTTATTCCAAAATAATCCAGGCAAGTCCCGCAGGAGAGGATCTCTATGCCTTTTAAGGAGAACTCTTGAAGGTCCTCTAGAACCTCAGATCCTTCACAAGCTAATTTGACACCGCTGTTGATGAGTATAATTTTTTGCGGCTGGGCCTCGGATTGTTCCAGAGTCTGTAAAAAAGACCGTATCAATATCTTTCCCAATTCTTCTGAGCCCCGCCCGAGCGAATCCGCATCGATGAACACGATAAAATCGGAGGAAGTCAGACTTTGCCTTTCTTTCGGTTTTTCTTCCGCGCAAATCGGTTCCCCCTCCTTTCTCCCCCTATCAATCCTTAACTCGAAAACCCCTTTATCTTCGGAGACGCTCACCCGGTGCCCTTGACTTTCGGCAAACCGGCGAACATTCTCCTTTGAAGCCGGATCATCCAGCAGCACAATAACCTCTTCCCCCTCGGACTTTTCCAGGGCTTTTTTCGTCTCCATTACTGGCTGCGGACAGGCCAGTCCACGACAATCAATCGTCCTCATTCTTGCCTCTCCCCTCTTGAGTCTTCTTTTTGGTTGTGAGTATTTTAAATATAT from Deltaproteobacteria bacterium includes the following:
- the yedF gene encoding sulfurtransferase-like selenium metabolism protein YedF, whose translation is MRTIDCRGLACPQPVMETKKALEKSEGEEVIVLLDDPASKENVRRFAESQGHRVSVSEDKGVFELRIDRGRKEGEPICAEEKPKERQSLTSSDFIVFIDADSLGRGSEELGKILIRSFLQTLEQSEAQPQKIILINSGVKLACEGSEVLEDLQEFSLKGIEILSCGTCLDYFGIKKKLKVGRVSNMYEILISLTQTGKVIKI